The Pyxidicoccus sp. MSG2 DNA segment GCTGCGCGGGGGACAGAAGCAGTCGGTGCCGGCCGCGCAGCTGGTACCCGGGGACGTGGTGGAGCTGGCGTCGGGAGACAAGGTGCCCGCGGACATGCGGCTGCTCGCGTCGCGCAACCTCCAGGTGGAGGAGGCCGCGCTCACGGGCGAGTCGGTGCCGGCGCAGAAGCATGTGCCCCCGGTGGAGGAGGCGGCGGAGCTGGGAGACCGGACGAGCCTCGTCTTCGGCGGCACGCTGGTGACGTCCGGCACCGGCTCCGCCGTAGTAGTGGCCACCGGCCATGACACCCAGCTGGGCCGCATCTCCACGCTGCTGAGCCAGGCCGCGGACCTCCAGACGCCCCTGACGAAGGCGCTGGCCGTCATCGGCAAGTACATCACCGTAGGCATCCTCGCGGTCTCCGCGGTGCTCCTGGGCGTGGGGCTGTGGCGCGGCTACGAGGTCAGTGAGGCCGTGGTGGTGGCAATCACCCTGGCGGTGGCCGCGATTCCGGAGGGCCTGCCCGCCATCGTCACCATCGCCCTGGCCATCGGCGTGCAACGCATGGCGGCCCGCCGCGCCGTCATCCGGAAGCTGCCCGCGGTGGAGACGCTGGGGAGCACCACCGTCATCTGCTCGGACAAGACGGGCACCCTCACGCGCAACGAGATGACGGTGCAGGCGCTGTGGACGCCGGCGGGCCGCTACTCGCTCAGCGGCGTGGGCTACGCGCCCACCGGCGAGCTGCGCCGGGACGGCGAGCCCCTGGGCGCGCTGCCCGACGACGTGCGCGAATTGCTGCTGGCTGGCGCGCTGTGCAACGACGCCGCCCTCCAGGGACGGGGCGAGCGGTGGGAGATGACGGGGGACCCCACCGAGGGCGCGCTGGTGGTGGCGGCGGAGAAGGCCGGCCTGCGCGTGGACGAGGCGCGCACGAAGCACGCGCGCCTGGACGTCATCCCCTTCGAGTCCGAGCACCAGTTCATGGCCACCCTGCACGACGACGGGCAGGGGCGCCGGCGCATCCTCCTCAAGGGCGCGCCGGAGGCGGTGCTGTGCCGCTGCGCTCCGCATGACGGCGCCACGCCCGAGGCGGTGCTGGCGGAGGTGGAGCGACTGGCGCGACAGGGCATGCGCGTGCTCGCGGTGGCGGGCCGCGACGTGCCCGCCTCGCACGCGGGCCTCTCCGAGCAGGACGCGGCCTGCGAGCTGCGGCTGCTCGGGCTGGAGGGAATGATTGACCCGCCACGCGAGGAGGCCATCGCCGCGGTGCGGGCGTGCCACGAGGCGGGCATCGTGGTGAAGATGATTACGGGCGACCACCCGGCGACGGCGGAGGCCATCGGCGCGCAGCTCGGCCTCCAGAAGGAGGGCGCCCCGGGCATCACCGGTGCGCGGCTGGCCACCATCGACGACGCGCAGCTCCCCGAGGTGGCCGTGGGGACGAACGTCTTCGCGCGCGTGGCGCCCGAGCACAAGCTGCGGCTGGTGCGGGCGCTCCAGTCGAAGCGGCACGTGGTGGCCATGACGGGGGACGGGGTGAATGACGCGCCCGCGCTCAAGCAGGCCAACATCGGCGTCGCCATGGGGATTACGGGCACGGCGGTGTCCAAGGAGGCGGCGGACATCGTGCTCACGGACGACAACTTCGCCTCCATTGCCGCGGCGGTGGAGGAGGGGCGGCGCGTCTATGACAACCTCATCAAGTCCCTGGCCTTCGTGCTGCCCACCAACCTGGGCCTGGCGCTCATCCTCATGTTCGGCGTGGCCTTCTTCCCCATCCACGACCTCGAGGGGGCGCGGGTGCCGCTGATGGCCATGCTCCCCACGCAGTTGCTCTGGATAAACCTGGTGGCCACCGTGTCGCTGGCGCTGCCGCTGGCCTTCGAGGCGAAGGAGTCGGACGTCATGCGCCGGGCACCGAGAGACCCGGACGCCCCGGTGCTCAGCCGCTTCGTGTTGATGCGCACCGGCATGGTGGCGCTGCTGATGGCCGCGGGCGCCATCGGCCTGTTCCTCTGGGAGTACCAGCGTGAGCTGCCGCACACGGGCCACGCGATGGCGCTCGCCGAGGCCCAGACGATGGCCGTCAACACCGTCATCAGCTTCCAGATCTTCTACATGCTGATGTGCCGCACCCTCACCGGCTCGCTGCGCAAGGTGGGCCTCTTCAGCAACCGCACCATCTTCGTCGGCGTGGGCGTGCTGGTGCTCCTGCAGCTGGCCTTCATGTACGTGCCCTTCATGCAGCGGGTGTTCGGCTCCGCGCCGCTGACGTTGGAGGCCATCGGCCTGTCCGTCCTGCTGGGCGCGGTGGTGCTGCCGGTGGTGGGCCTGGAGAAGTGGCTGCTCCAGCGCAGCGGCACCGAGGTGGTGAAGCAGGTGCACCGCGACAAGGACAAGAAGGAGGAGCCACCGCGCCCGGGGCCTCGCGAGCGGCTGCCCGCGTAGCGTCTACGGACGGGGCTCGCGGGCGGCGGCGTCCGGGAGCGTCCAGTCCTCCGGCGTGTAGACGATGTGGCAGCGGTCCAGCCGGGGGCCGCAGGCGCGGTCCAAGTCACTCCGCGTGGCGCAGCCGGGCCGCTCCTCGCAGGTGTCCGGCAGGAAGGCCCAGACGAACTGGAGCACGTTGCCGCCGCGCCCCTCCGGCAGCGCGCGGAGGAAGTCGTCGCGGTACGTTTCGAACAGGCGCGCCAGGTGGACGGTGTCGCCGTCCAACTCCACGTGGCGCTTGTCGGCCATGAAGCGGCGGCTGGCGTCGTTGAGCTGGGCGTCCAGGTACTCCGGCTGGAAGTGGGAGCCGTCCAGCCGGGGGCCGCCGCGCGCGCCCTGGAAGAGGGCGAAGTGGATGCGCGGGTCGGCGAACTCGGTGCGCAGCACGCGGCTCTCCAGCGCCCACAGTGTCAGCCGCTCGCCGCCCACCGGCCAGGCGCGGCCCCAGAAGAAGCGCCCCAGCCAGGGCTGGCGGACGCTCTCCAGATAGGGGTAGCCGTCCACCACCTGCTGGAGGACGAGCGCGTTGTAGGTGTTGAGCCAGTAGGCGAGCGCGTCCTCGGAGGTGGGGAAGACGTCCGGCCGATTGTGGGGCGAGAAGGAGGCCAGCGACTCGACGAAGCCGTCCAGCACCTTCCGCTCGCGGCCCACCGATGCGAAGTCCACGTCGCCGTCCGGCCGCACGTGCCGCAGCACCTGCTCATACC contains these protein-coding regions:
- a CDS encoding DUF547 domain-containing protein, coding for MDAPPSLLRRLRVPALLFAVTALGVATAALHVQGLLPARVPAASEPFHYSGYEQVLRHVRPDGDVDFASVGRERKVLDGFVESLASFSPHNRPDVFPTSEDALAYWLNTYNALVLQQVVDGYPYLESVRQPWLGRFFWGRAWPVGGERLTLWALESRVLRTEFADPRIHFALFQGARGGPRLDGSHFQPEYLDAQLNDASRRFMADKRHVELDGDTVHLARLFETYRDDFLRALPEGRGGNVLQFVWAFLPDTCEERPGCATRSDLDRACGPRLDRCHIVYTPEDWTLPDAAAREPRP
- a CDS encoding cation-translocating P-type ATPase — translated: MHDPSPDSALSRTPPPAGPPAAQAPPWHALPPDAVLSQVESGPHGLAEGQARERLARFGPNVIQRQKGEGPLKLLWRQVNSPFIWVLIASAVLAIAMGKVTDGLVVAAVVVLNTLIGFVQEYRAGKAIEALSLMVPESATVLRGGQKQSVPAAQLVPGDVVELASGDKVPADMRLLASRNLQVEEAALTGESVPAQKHVPPVEEAAELGDRTSLVFGGTLVTSGTGSAVVVATGHDTQLGRISTLLSQAADLQTPLTKALAVIGKYITVGILAVSAVLLGVGLWRGYEVSEAVVVAITLAVAAIPEGLPAIVTIALAIGVQRMAARRAVIRKLPAVETLGSTTVICSDKTGTLTRNEMTVQALWTPAGRYSLSGVGYAPTGELRRDGEPLGALPDDVRELLLAGALCNDAALQGRGERWEMTGDPTEGALVVAAEKAGLRVDEARTKHARLDVIPFESEHQFMATLHDDGQGRRRILLKGAPEAVLCRCAPHDGATPEAVLAEVERLARQGMRVLAVAGRDVPASHAGLSEQDAACELRLLGLEGMIDPPREEAIAAVRACHEAGIVVKMITGDHPATAEAIGAQLGLQKEGAPGITGARLATIDDAQLPEVAVGTNVFARVAPEHKLRLVRALQSKRHVVAMTGDGVNDAPALKQANIGVAMGITGTAVSKEAADIVLTDDNFASIAAAVEEGRRVYDNLIKSLAFVLPTNLGLALILMFGVAFFPIHDLEGARVPLMAMLPTQLLWINLVATVSLALPLAFEAKESDVMRRAPRDPDAPVLSRFVLMRTGMVALLMAAGAIGLFLWEYQRELPHTGHAMALAEAQTMAVNTVISFQIFYMLMCRTLTGSLRKVGLFSNRTIFVGVGVLVLLQLAFMYVPFMQRVFGSAPLTLEAIGLSVLLGAVVLPVVGLEKWLLQRSGTEVVKQVHRDKDKKEEPPRPGPRERLPA